GCATCAACTTCAAATCCGGTCCTCACAATTTTTTCAGTATAATCCATATACTCAAATTCCGGCTTAAGGTCATCAGTTATTCTTTTAACCCTTTCCATATCAACATCTTTGCTCCATCCGTTTGCATACTCCTCAACTGCATAAACTATACCCCACGGCAGCTGAAAATTTTCTTCCTGCTTGTACTTTGACACAGCTTCCGGCTTAATGCTTTCAACATATTTTTTCACTTTTTCTTTTCCTTCAACTGTTTGTGAAGAAGCTGCACCAAATATAGAAAGAAGTATAAGTATTACCAGACCCATTATTATCAAGTAGGGCAAAAAAGTGAGGAGGACAGGCTTTACAGCTTTCCACAGGTATCTTGATATTATGTTTTTAACTCTGTTTCTAAGAATCATAACCAGGTTATCCATATACATCCTCACCTAAAGCATATTTTCATTCAAAATTTCATAAGATTTACGCCTGAAAAATTCCTGATAGGTTCCCAAAGGGGTTCTATCGGGAATTTTTCAGGACAAGTTAAACAAATGAATATATCCAAAAATCCAGTTCAAAAAGGACATAATTTCTCTGAAATAAGGTCTTACAACCATCTCTGCCTTAATTAAAAAGCTTACTGCTTTATCGAGCAGATAAAAAATCACCAGAAACCCTATAATGCCAAAACCACTTCCTTCATATGATTCCGCCTTTTGAAATATAGGCTCATCCCATTCTTCAGCAGCTTTTATCACTGCTGCTCTCTTAAGGTATTCTTCATAATCCTCTCTTTCATCCAGCATATTAAACCCTCCCATATATTCCGCTTTTAACGCCTAAAAAATCAGGCAGGGAATAAAGATTATACCCCTGCCTGATTTCAGAGCTTAAAAACCTTTTAAAGCCTCAGCTTCTCCATCTGAACGCATCTATATTTGATGTTAAAACTGACGGTGTAATGAATGAAACCGCATGGAAGCCGTATCTTCCAACCGCTCCTCCTATCCTTTTTCCTATTTCGATTCCTTTGTAGCCATATGCAGACCCTAAAATCATTCCTCCAGCTCTCCCCAGCGCTTCAGCCGCATCCCTTTCATTCAGTATTTTTTCCATTCCAACAGCCTGAGACAGTCCTCCAATAAAGCCGGCTCCGCTCTCCTTACCTCTGCTGTACGCATCTTTTATTAAAGCTCCTGCTGCAGCAGAAGGAGCGGCGATAACTTTACCTGTGAAGCCTCCGATATTTCTAAAGTGCTCTGTCACATCCACTCCCATTGTCCTTAAAGGAATAGAGGCTGCAGAACCTGCCAGTGCACCAACAACGCTTCCCACACTGGCAGCTTTCGCTCCTGCTTTAATCCCGAACGCAGCAGGTCCTGCTGCCGAAGATATAGTCGGTCCTGCTGAAGCGCTTCCTGAAGGTAAAGAAATTTTTGGTGGTGCAGCAGTCTTTGCAATATTTGCAAGCCCTACAAGTCCGGTAAGCCCCAAAGTTGCTGCTCCCGCCCACTTCTCTTCATTGACTCCCAGGAATTTAAGCCAGCCTTGAAGAAGGTCCCTTATCACATTTGCAGTGGGTATTAAGCATACCATCCCAAAAATCTGGGCCCACCATGAAGAAAAATCTGTAGAAACCCCGGCTTTTATGAGCACCAAATAAAGAGAAAGAACCAGCGCATGTGCTGCCTGCATAAAAGCATTTGAAGCAACTTCTCCCATTACAACTCCTATGCCTTCTTTTCTTCCCGATATTGTCCAGCTCCATGCCACAATTGGTGTCAGTATAAACATCGAGGTCAAAACAAATTTTCTTATCAGGTACAGGAAATTAAAGTAAAGGAGAATACCAATGTAGCCCAGTTTGACAATTGCTGTAGCAAGTACATTTCCTGTTTTTATATCATTTATGTCAAAAGTACTTCCTACTGCTCCCATACTCTGGGCAATACCGTGGAATAAGTCAACAAGAGCATTGTTTGCCTGAAACATGAGCCTTATAAAGTACGGCATAAAAAGTATTATGAAAAATGCATATATAACACTTGAAACACTCTGCATGAAGTTTATTCTTTTGGACGGATTGACACTGGATGTCATAAACCTGTATCCCTGGGCAGCTACTGCAATTAAAAGGAGCACCCACACAGCATCTCTTATTCTCCCATACCATGTCATCACAATATCCCACTCCTGTGGGCTGTAAGGTGCCAGCTCACCGTAGGATGTATTGAATATAAGCTCATCAAAACCTTTAAGTCCTAAAAGCTTAATCGCTTCATAAAGCCCGTTGATTGGTGCGGCAATGAGCTCTTCTATAAGGCTTCCCTGGTCTTCCTGCGGCTGCTGTGAACTTGAATTAGTAACAGAAGGTGTTTCAGCATAAGCAGCTGCACTGAGCAAAAACACAAAAAGTACAATTAAAACAAACAGTCTACTCATTTGGATTTGTCGATATGAGGCTTTTTTCATAATCACTTGCCACCACCTTAACGGCAGTCTTGTTCCTGACCACCAGAAATAAAGCTTCACCAACCCCGCAGGAGGTTAAAAACTCCCTTTCACCCTGTGACAGGTGAAACACCTCCTGCACTGAATCTATGTCGGTCGGTGCCTGCTTCATCAAAAATACTGCTGCTAAATTCGTTAAAACCGCTTTTCCCTCTGGCGAATTTGAAAATTCTACAAAGGACTGACTCGCAGCAGTAAGAGAAGTGTTTCTCTTTCTCGCCCTTCTTGACAAATTCTCCAGAAAATATGCCGTATCTTTGTACTTCATAAACATCCATGCCTCATCCACCACAACCCTTTTCTTCTGCTTCACATCCTTCTTCACAAACTTCTCCCACACCCAGTTTGTTATGACATACATGGCATATGTCCTTAAAAACTGGTCTTTTATGTCGAATATATCAAAATTAACAAGATATGCATCTTTCAACGAAACATTTGTCTGTCCATCAAATATGCCCAGGGTGCCGCCCCTCAAAAAAGGCTTCAAAACAGCAGCAATTCTTTCTCCTCTTGGATTTTTCTTAAGCCTTTCAACAAAGCTCGACAGGGTAGGCATTTCTTTTTTCTTCTTAAAGTAAAATGCCCCATCCTCCACAGCATTTTCTACATATAAAGAGCCCGGGTCTTTATTTATTCCTCTTGCCTCATACTCCTCCCTTACTGCTTCCTCAACAGCCGCTAATTCCTCTGCTGAAATCCTGTCCTTCATAACTCCTTCCACTATCATTCCAACCAAAGCCTTTATCTCGGCTATTTTTTGAATTATATCCACATACTTTGCTCCACTCTCATCTTCCTCTTCTTCAAGGTCAAAGGGATTAATTATATTTTCTGCATCTGTGCTTACCTTAACAATACTTCCTCCCATCTTCTGCACAAGACGGTTGTACTCCCTATCAGGGTCAACAAAAACTGTTTTTATACCTAAAAGCGCCCCTCTCATAGACAGAAGCTTAACCAAAAAAGACTTGCCTGCTCCGGAGGTTGCGAATATCCCCAGGTTGTAGTTTGTCATAAAAGGTGGACCTATGAAGTTGTCAAAAATTACAGGACTTCCAGTAAAAAGATTTACTCCAAGCGGTATCCCCTTCTTGTGGGAAAACTCTGGAGATGCAAAAGGAAAAAGTGATGCAGCAGCACCTGTATTAAAATTTCTTGAAAGATCTTCACAGTGATTTTCTAAAATCGGCACAAAGCTTTTAAAAGCTTCGCCCTGCCTCAGAAACATTCTTCTTGCTCTTATGCTTTTGCCTGCCAGAACCTCTTCCAGAATTTTTGAGCTCTTCTCGAGCTCTTCAAGCGAATCCGCAGAAACTGAAACAATGACTGTAACATAGTAGAGCTTATCTCTGTTCATCTGTATGTTTTCTCTCAGTCCTTCAAGGTCCTGCACCGCTTTTCTTAAAATCCCAAGCTCATATATACTGCCTTTCTGCTCATCCAGCATGTACTGAGACTGGTACTGAGTAATCTTTTTTGTGAGCTGGTTTACAGCATCTCTCGCATCAACAGGTGCAATGTGGACTGACACATCAACACTACCGAGAAGCTTCACATCCTCCAGCCACCCCACATAGACAGCCTGCGGGAAATCTAAGAGTGCATATAGTCTGAAAAACTTTTTACCCACCCTTAAATAGTCTTTTTCTATTAGGTAGCCGTCAGGTGAAATCATTTCCACAACCGTAGGGACTCTACTAAAAAGCGGTGATTCTTCCTTAACAGCTTTTTCTTTATCCTTTTTAAGCTTCAGCACTTAACCTGACCTCCTTTTTGTGCAGCTCTAAAGCCCCTGCTTTAATGAGTGTATTAACTTTAATATTTCCATCCCTGTTCAGCACAAAAAACATGAGCTCCAGAAGCTCATCAGTACCCAAAACTCTCGGCATGAGTCCGCATTTAGCAAGGCCTTCAGCAACCACATGCACTCTCCTCATTAATTCTCCTCTTGCTCTATTATATTCTCTTGAAGAATCGTCGTAAGGAACAATTACATAAGACTCTGTAGTAATGGTCTGCTTTGAAAAGTATCCAAGAAACTCCTCCAGCTCTCTCTCGTACTCTATCATTCCATCGGGAAGAAGCTGAAGCCTTTCTCTAAATTCCGCTACTGATTCAGAAACATCTACAGGCTTAATGACTGTAAAAAACTGCAGTGGAAAAGATAAAGAGAGAAGTAAGTTCATAAAAGCAGCTTCAAGGCCTTCCTGCTCTTCTTCCGAGAGAAGAGAAAAATTTACAGGGTCGGCTGTTACAACCGCCCTGTACCTATTGCCTTTTAAAATTAAAAGCCCATCTTTTATATCTTCAATGTCCAAAAAGTCTGCGCTGCTGCTCTTTTTAAAAAACATCATTTTCCACCTCCAATGAAGGGATACTCCTTTTGCGAAAGCAAAAATCTCAAATACATTACGGCATACTTATCTATTTCTATATCATCTTTTTTAAAAAAAGCCGTAAATGCTCCAACAGCTGAAAAAAGGCTCCAGAGAGTTACAGCAGCAAATAAATCTTTTGCAAAGAACCTTACAAAAAATACTGCTCCAATTCCAATTCCTGTAATAACAAATATCATCTGTCTAACCGAAAAACTTCCACCAAATATTTTTTCTTCTCTTTCTAACTGAATAGGCACCTCAAACATTCTCATTAAAGTCACTCCTTACTGGGGTTTAAACCCAAGTATTACACCTGCGAAAAATTTTGCACCAACAACCACTATACCTCCTAATATAGACCAGAAAAGCCCCATCATTGCTTCTGTTCTCCTGCTGGGGTTATGCCCTGAAGTATAAAACCTGTATCCATTTACTGCAATAAAAATTACTGCTACAACAATGCCTACATCCATTACGAAGTTTGCAATTTTCCACAAAAATGCACTTATTTGTGCCTCACCAACAGGTGTAATTCCATTCATAAGCCTACCTCCTCATCATTAAAAAATTTTATTTTAATCCCACTCTCTTCAGCAGTTTTAACCTCAAGCCTGCAGCCTTCACTGCTCTCCCAGTTACCGAATACCCATACTTCATCGCACTTTTTTAAAACATCCGTACACAGCTTCAGCACCTCCTTCCTATCCTCCTCCTTTCTGTCATCATAAAACTCGCTAAATGCATGGACAGGAGAAAACGGCACTACTTCTTTGAAGTTGTTTCTTATGAACCTAAAAATTTTATCAAACTTAACCCTATTTGCTGCAGGATTAGCGCTGTAAGGGTGACAGATATACACAAACTTACTCAATTTTGCACCTCCTTTGATATGCTTAAAATAAGTCCAATTAAGGCTCCCAAAACTATGCCAAAGAAAATGCCGGCTGCTAGGCCGGCGGTGTAAAGCATATTCAAGTTTTCATCTCCTTTCATAAAAATCCTCAATAAAACAGAAAAACTGGGCTTATTAAACACCCAGTTTTTTGCTCAGCTCTTTTATGCGGTTGTCATGATATACCGTCTTAACTGTTAGATTATTTACATCCATCTGAAGCATGTCAATTTTTCCACTTATCTCATCAAGTTTTTCATGCAAAAGCTGTCTGTCATCGAATAAAGCCCTTACTTTGTCGGTAATTTCGGTATCTATTTTTATTCCTAATTTTTTCACTTCTTCTTCTATATCTTCTATCTTTTCTTCTATTCCCGTTATTTTACCTTCTACTCCTGATATCTTTTTTTCTACTCCTGTTATTCTTTCCTCTATGGTGTTAAATCTTTTGGCAAATTCATCAAATTTATTGCTAAACTCAGTATAAACTTTTTCTAGCAAATAAAGGATTTTATCCTCATTCATAAGAAAGCCTCCAGTTCATTTTGCTTTCAGTACGCTTTTGCTTTTATTCTATGATATTTTTAAGGATAATTCAAGTCCTAATTTGGTAATTATTGCATAGTAAATTCCCATTATTTTAAATTTTTTAGAATATATGCCGATGTATATATACGTATAAAATAAAGTTAAATAGAAAGGAGACCTAAACGACATGAAAGAAAAAAGTTCTAAAATTTTTTGGTCTTTATTAATGTTTCTTGTTATTTTGTTCTATGCAGTATTAAATATGATGGTTGATTGGAGTAACTACTTGGTAGTCAACTTAATTTTATTTCTCATTTTAAAAAGTTATTTTCAATACAACCTTTATATTACAATTATATTGCTCATTTTCATTCAGGGCATTTATTTAATAGTATTTTTTATAACTTCCATCTTTTATTTTAACAGAATACATCTTTCAACAACCTTTATAATGAAAAGGAAGTTACTCCGAAAAGATTCATATAAAATCAATGCCTCAATCCATCCAATAACCTTTTTGTGTATCAAAAAACACGAAAAACAATTTAGGAACAAAATATCCAAATACAATAAACTAAGAAACAAAACGCTTTTCTTAACTAAAAATCAGTTTTTCTCTCAAATTATGGCCAAAG
The Thermoanaerobacter uzonensis DSM 18761 DNA segment above includes these coding regions:
- a CDS encoding pilin; protein product: MNGITPVGEAQISAFLWKIANFVMDVGIVVAVIFIAVNGYRFYTSGHNPSRRTEAMMGLFWSILGGIVVVGAKFFAGVILGFKPQ
- a CDS encoding VirB4 family type IV secretion system protein, whose product is MLKLKKDKEKAVKEESPLFSRVPTVVEMISPDGYLIEKDYLRVGKKFFRLYALLDFPQAVYVGWLEDVKLLGSVDVSVHIAPVDARDAVNQLTKKITQYQSQYMLDEQKGSIYELGILRKAVQDLEGLRENIQMNRDKLYYVTVIVSVSADSLEELEKSSKILEEVLAGKSIRARRMFLRQGEAFKSFVPILENHCEDLSRNFNTGAAASLFPFASPEFSHKKGIPLGVNLFTGSPVIFDNFIGPPFMTNYNLGIFATSGAGKSFLVKLLSMRGALLGIKTVFVDPDREYNRLVQKMGGSIVKVSTDAENIINPFDLEEEEDESGAKYVDIIQKIAEIKALVGMIVEGVMKDRISAEELAAVEEAVREEYEARGINKDPGSLYVENAVEDGAFYFKKKKEMPTLSSFVERLKKNPRGERIAAVLKPFLRGGTLGIFDGQTNVSLKDAYLVNFDIFDIKDQFLRTYAMYVITNWVWEKFVKKDVKQKKRVVVDEAWMFMKYKDTAYFLENLSRRARKRNTSLTAASQSFVEFSNSPEGKAVLTNLAAVFLMKQAPTDIDSVQEVFHLSQGEREFLTSCGVGEALFLVVRNKTAVKVVASDYEKSLISTNPNE
- a CDS encoding DUF7768 domain-containing protein, with the translated sequence MSKFVYICHPYSANPAANRVKFDKIFRFIRNNFKEVVPFSPVHAFSEFYDDRKEEDRKEVLKLCTDVLKKCDEVWVFGNWESSEGCRLEVKTAEESGIKIKFFNDEEVGL
- a CDS encoding PrgI family protein encodes the protein MRMFEVPIQLEREEKIFGGSFSVRQMIFVITGIGIGAVFFVRFFAKDLFAAVTLWSLFSAVGAFTAFFKKDDIEIDKYAVMYLRFLLSQKEYPFIGGGK